The DNA segment ATATGGCTTCCAGAACAGTAAGAACAGCCTAAAATTAGgtgagggagaggaaggaatCTGGAGAGAACATCCTATATGGATACTTCTTTCAGGATACGCCAAGCAAAGCAAACTGTAAGCTTTCTCTGACTGTAAACTCTGCACCACATTAGGGGATAAAGTCAAATTTTCATACACATGAATTATTAACACCTTTGCACACAACAACATTAATTACTAGCAGAACTACGTATGAGTTTTTCTTTGGATGTAAACAGACATGAAAGGAAATCTCTACTTAGCAGTGTTCAGTAATGAACTTTAGAACAAGGAAAAGGTGGAAATGAAGCCATTAACATTTAGAATTCTTCAAACACAAATTTGCCATCTATAATTAACTGATATGTCATCAACTTTATATCTGCGTGCAGTAAGGAGCAAAAATACACATTTCCCTAGCAAAGCTTGCACTGCCACAGTGCCCTCCCTCTCCCTGACTTCTTTTCATTGTTTCTATAGAGAgtccaaaattattttgcttatttCTTGAGGAGAGGCTGATTTAAGAGTGGATTTAAGATTGTTCTCATCATCAAGAACCAGTGATTCATACTGAAAGAGTTCAATGgtctgctggcactgccacacactttttaaagagaaattttaaaagcagattttaaattaaagtGCTCACTTCCTTGAAATATCAACTTTTATTAATCAGTGAGAACTCACAGAGGTTTCAGATAATTGATgtgttttctcagttttgttctCTTTACTTTGACTGGTAAAATAAActtatttatataaaaacaCTTTTATAGTAATTTCTAAGTTCTGCAGTGCATAAAGCCCCTTAGCAGCTGGTGTGCCAGGCAGACACTGTAACTGAAGTAACCCTTCCTGCTCCACTTCACCATTTCATCCCAGTGAGCACTACACATAAAATTAAAACGAAAAGCCACCATTTATTAGAATGAAGAATGAAGCATCCATCAGAAAGTGAGAAGTTTATATAAGCTGTACCCAAAATTATTGGAAACTTAGCCAGTTTCACAGCCAGTACAGACGTATGAGTTTCacacagaacagaaataaatacatttattacTGTCATTTTAGCTCATTTTTCCTATGACAGCACTCATTCTTAAGCAATTTGTGTTTTTAAGGGTGTAAAATGATGGTTTTAAGGGTGTATAATGACCTTGAAGAAAAAAGACATGGCCAagtttttttcagtaaaatagTCCTGCAGGTAAATGAAGACTTTACTCCATTTAAGGCACACATTTTATTATTAGATCTGAAACAGAGAAGTCTGAGTCTGTTAAGCCAGCACCTTTTTGCAGTGCAGAGTGAAAATCTCTCTCAGGTCAGTCAGATTTTTTTGAAAGAGTCATATCCTAAAAATACACTCTGTTCCAGTTCTGGGCCCGAAGTCTCTTCTGCAGTTTGACATTATCTGGTGGTAGCTCTGGAAAAACAATCTTCTTATTCCAGGCACACACATGCCAATGTGGAGGGAAAAGTCTTCCCTATAGTCATCACCTTTTGCACTTTCACATCACACTATTGGATTACTAGGGTTTGCATCTCCACAGGAGACTTCACTTGCTTGGGGATGCACCAGTAGCTCTCCTTTCTGCAAGATGCCAGCGGGGAGAAGGCAGGGGTGAGGAACTGCATCCCTGGAGACCCCCCAGCAATGCAGCTGGCtcggctgctgcagggacacggAGCCCAccctctcagagctgctgctgcccagtgatCCACCCCCGGCCGGTGGGACCCAGGCTCTGCGGGCTCTGTGCCCCAAGGCACATTCCTCCCGCTGCGAGTACTTCGGGCCGGGCCACCGCCACTGCTGGGTGGCACAGGCGACACTTCACTGGATGCTGCGGCTCAGGTATTGCAGGAACATGCTGGCCAGCTGCGGCAGGTTTTCATCGCTGGGCTGCATCTTGGTGTAGCTGATGAACTGCCTCCGCAGCCGGCTCAGCTCGGCCACGCTGACGGGCCGGCTCAGCACCAGCCCCTCGGCCACGCCGGGGACGCGGACGGTCTCCCCGGGCTGCGCCCCGCTCCTCTGCGCGGCCAGCACGGCGGCCAGCACGTCCTGCGTGACGCGGTCCAGCTGGTGCAGGAAGCCGCACGACTGCAGCGGCTGCGCGCGGGTGGCGcggtgcggcggcggcggcgcgctCTCGAACAGCGCGGCGCGGATGGCGCCCAGCGGCAGCGGCTCCTCGCCGCGCACCGTGAACAGCGGCCGGTCCCAGCGGCAGCTCGGGTCGGGCTCCTCGAAGGGCGGCTCGTCGgggccgcccgcgccgccggcgCAGTGCAGGAGGCAGCGCGCCGTGCCCGCCTGCCGCGCCGCGCAGTACAGCTCGTAGCGGATGCTCCGCAGCTCGTTGCCCGCGTCCACGATCACCACGTCCCGCCGGCTCAGCCGCCGCTCCACCTCGGCCCGCAGCGCCGCCCGGCCGCCCTCCGCCTCGGCCACGACGTGCGCCGCCCGCTCCGCGCCGCCCAGCGCCTCCCGCAGCTCGGCCGCCCGCCGGCTCTTGCCGCTGCCGGGCCGCCCGCACAGCACCACCAGCGGCATCGCCCCGCCAGCGACACCCGACCCGGACGTGCAGCGACTGCTTCCGCCGGGCACACACACCCGCagcccggccggccccgcgcagccccgggcGCTCCTCCGCCCCGCGGCCGCAGAGAGTCACCgcgcccagcagggctgtgacaccgCCACACCGCGTCCCGCTTAAAAACGCCATCGCAGCAGCTGTTGGAACGAAGGGACCGCGCCCTCGCCCGCAGGGAATTTAAAACCGAGAGGTCCCCAGCATCCCATGACATTGTGCAGTTTACAGAATTCAAATCGAAGGTTTGACGCTTCCTAGACCATCGGCTCTGGTGCATCTCACTTCATGCATCCCAGATAATTTTGTGTAATTTTTCATCTCCTGATTTATGGTCAGacttagtaaaaaaaaaaaaaagtactttttaggttgttttttttttcctattagtAGTTTCTCCCAGTCTTTCAATTCAATAACACTCAAAATGCTGCCGTGCTCAAATCAGCGAGCAGATCTGTGCATCAGCAGTGAAAGGAGAGAGTGTGGTTCACACCCATCCCATCCCTTGCTGCAGGGTCTTTTGGAGCAGGAACACTAATCCTATCTAAACCTGAGAGCTCAGATCTTGCCATCCTTCCCACCTTCTTCTCTCTCACTTTAaagcttcctctgctgctgctacaaTTATAACagtaaaaactgaaataatctACTTTCcacacccccccccaaaaatgccAAAGTATCAAGTTATAAAAACTTGTAAGACTTCTGAAGTGTACCATCTGGGTTAATTCAATGTCTGCACTGGAGTTTGGAACTTGCCAGATGGATCAGTTTGAGAGCAGAGCTAAATTAAACAGCAAACCTGGAAGGCATGAGTAATTTCTGCTCATGTCAGCATTGTCAGATCTAGGTTATAAAGTTAAAATGCAAAAGAATTTTTAAGCCTGATATTCTCCTTCTTGGATTTTaacaagaagcagaagaaactatgaggaaaaaaaaagtcaagatgTCATTTTTCACAGAGACATTGTTCTTTTTAGAATTTAAGCTTAGCCCAAAACAGGTTCTGTCAGTTCACTACAGTTTGAAACTTTCAGATTTTTGCTGCAGATGGAAACAAAATACCTCATGCTGAGGCCTCATCTATACAAGCACAAGGAATTTTAGGGAAGCTCTTAGCACTGCTGAGTTTAAGGGCATTGAGCACCACTTACACTTGCATTTGTGTATTTGAGAACCATATCTTTCTTTACTGtgataaataattattttcttgtttcaaGGACATGCTAGAGCTTCAATCATTTAATTAGACTGCAGTGATTAAACCTAGGCGGTGCCTTAGCAAAGTTAACAAAATTCTGTATCTTCTCTCCAATAACCTGTAGGGATCTGAAGTCTCCTAAACCACACTCATTTTTGTTAATAGAGACTCTTTTCTGTGGTTAAATTTAGGGCTGAAATAGGACCATTGTGAATGCTTCTGAAGACACATTTCTGTATTTACAACTAATGAACATAcctggctgctgcctctttCTTCCCATCTTCCAGTGTTCTCCAATGAATATGATCTCCAAAACCTGTCAGAGAGAAGGGTTTATAAATGCTGCATAATTTAACATGTCAGCTAACAGAGGAAAACAGCCCAACCCTCGAGAGTATTTTCAACtcattttatattctttttttaaagacaacTATAGCTCCACTTCTGGAAAGACTTCTGGAAATACTTACAGCCCACCCACACAGTCGTATGAGGAATCCCATTGAAATTAATTAACAAAAACATACCATGCTCATGAATACTTCTATATATGCATGTAAATTATactaaaatcccccaaacagATATTAAAATTGAAGTGCCTTCTGATTATTCCCCGTTCTTTTTCAGTCTGTGAACATTTATTATCTGATGAAAGACAAATTAAACATGTCAGCATTTGGCTTCCTAAATCCCACCGAAGGTAAACTAAAGAGAAACTTTAAAATTTCTAGACCAACATGTGATCATTAGTTGCTCTAAAGCTATTCTGCTAAGTATTCCTGCTGATGATAATGTCATGGAAGAGCAAGAAAGAACACCATTATACAGATTTCTGAGTGTTACAGTGAGTGAACGatgcaggaaatattttatctgGCATCCAGATAACAAGTCTTGTTATGTCAATTGACTTAAGAGTGAGTCAGTCTATGTTTAACAGCTGCAAAGCAGTGACTGccagggttggggtttttttgtagccAGCACAGCACATGGCCAAAAGCCACCTGGAGGGCTTAGATTAAGGAGATCCAGGAGCTGTACAAAGAGAAACTCTCCTGGAACACCTCCTCAGAGTTCTTGGTTCCAGTAATTGATAATTACTGTGCTGGATGGCCAAACATGAGCCTTGGTTTGCCCCTTCCCATCCCTAAGGGTTCGGATTAGTGAAGAACCCGCCCAAGGTGCTGAGGGGAGCAGACTTTGGGAGCTACACAGAGATCAGGAGCCACAGAGTGCCCAGTGCAGACACGGGAGAGTGGAGATCGTCTCCAGCAGCCAACCATGGCAAAGAAGCTGGAGAAAGCCTAAAACAAGGCAAGTCTTGGGGACACCTCCGTTCAGCACGCAGGAGGTGAGGACAGTGGCACAGTGTTTGTGTTCCTGATCTCTGCTGATATGAGCAACTGTGACCTGAGTGATGCAACACATCAAAGAGATGGGCTCACAGCAGGGTGGGGGTGCCTGGGCCCTGTCCCCTCACACCCACACAGCAAGTGCTGAGGCAGCCCCCGACACAGGACTATGTACGAGCTCAACATCCCAGAGCAAAACCCAGCTGGATCAGCACAAGTCACGTCTACCCAGAATATTGACACCTCAGCTATTTCAGTCAAAGGccaaaatgttaaaataaaaaccccttCTATTGTTCTAGCTGGGAACCACTTTTCAACAGCTTTTctatatttaaaacaaacccCACTTTGTGGTGAGCATCagtgtgtttttaaaagcatcGCCCAACACATTACAGAGCGTATCTTTTGAATGAAAGTCATCTGGGGAATTAAAGGGTGAATGGCTGGCTGGGATCCACACCACAGCTTTGCCTTCATCGATCAAATTGGTTGCAACCAGCCTTGAGGAGGAGATTTACCTCTACGGCAAAGCCACCACCCGGGTGAAGCCCAGGCCGCGGGTGAACCGGGCTATTAGACACGGTAATTAGACAAGGAGCCTGGGCGAGCCGGCTCGAGGTGAGGAGCGGTCACGAAGGGCGAGGGAAGCCGAGGGCGGAGGGAAGGGCCATTCATCGCCTGCCAGGGGCCCGGCGGAGGCGGGCAGgcacggggcactgggcacggCGGGGCTGCTCCGCCGGGGCTCCGCGGAGCCCTCAGGAGGGCTTCAGCCACAACGGGGGCACCCCGCAAAGCCCCCCGCACCTCCGGAGCCCGAGCTGCGCCCTCTGCCCCCCCGGCGGCCCCGCGGGCTGAGGGGACCGGACCCGCCCCGAGTGGGGACAGAAGTTGGGGAAAGCCCGAAGAAAGCGTTTGTCTGACCCTTTCCGAGCCCTCCCGCGGCGGAGGCGGCGCAGGCCGCCAGCACCAGGCACAGGCAGAGGACGGAGGCTGCCGCGGGCTGAGCCTTCATGCTGTCGGCGGGTACGGCCCCGAACCTCCGGACACGACAGGACCCGCTTaactggacttttttttttttttcttttttttaatccttttttttttttttcccgttttttaaAGCCCAGGAAGTGATGTGTGGCGGATGTGGGCGGTGCGCCGCCCTGACGGCTGGGCCCGGGGGTGCCGGGGGCTCGGGATGAGCTCAGCTCCTTACAGGGAGCCGGGACCCCCGGGGTCGGAGTCATCGCACCGGGCCCCAGAGCCCTGGTTACTTCTCCTGGGCAAACCCCAGCGTTACCCCGATGGGAGCCGGCAGCGGTGGGAGGGGGGTGGTTCCGGATTTATTTTCTCCATCGCAAATAAACCCTTTTGTCACTCTGCTCTCCGAAGTTGCCAAGCTGGCGGGAAGGCAACACCGACCGCCAGCGCAGCGTGTGAGGGAGGGTTCGCTAAGAGGGGCAAAGCGAGTGGCGGCGCGTTTGGAAGCGCCGCGTCCCAGTTTGAGTCACAGGGCACCGCTCCCTGCCCCGAGGCACGGGCGACTGCCGCTCCCTGGAAACTACAACTCCCAGGAGCCTGTGCGGGCATAACACGCCCCCCGCCTCTATGTAAATGAGTGGGCGGGCCCGCCCATCTGCGGGCGGGCTGGCGCCGTCACGTGGCGCGGCGCTTCCTTTCTCTGTGCGCCTCTCTTTCCTTCCTCGGCCGCCATCTTGTTCTCGCCGCGTGTTGGCAGCGGGGCTCCGCCGCGCTCAGGTGAGGGGCCCGCTCTGCCCGCGTCCCGCTCTTCCCATGTCCCGCTATCGCCGCCTCCCCGCCGGCCTGGGGCGGGCGGGGCGCCGCGGCAGCTCGGTCCTGTCCCCTCGGGCAGTGCTGGGCCGCTCCCCGAGGAGAGGCCGAGCGAGCGATCCCCTTGTGCGGGGGCTGCCCCGGCTCGGGGGCCGCGGCTCTCCCGTGGACCGCGGCTGCACGGGCTCCTGGGGGATGGGCCGCGCTCCCCTGCCGCTCCCCGTGCTCTGGGGCTGCCCAGCGAGCCGCCCCGAGCCCCTTGTGCCGCGGGGTCCCCCCGTGCGCCGGCCCCTGCCCGCTCCGCTCGTCCCCCGCTCGCTCCCGCACAAAGCACACGCGGAGATTCCGCGagcgctggggcagggcagagaaaCGCATTCCTTTTGCTGGGAGGCTTGAGGCGTGTTTTCACCCATTATGGATTTTTCAGGGCTTTCAGCCTTTAAAGGTCTGACCCGTGGGAGAAGCACTGGATAAAGTTCCCAGTTACTGTGTTGGATGAAGAGCTTCCAGAAGTTCATGTAGTAAATGCGTCCATACATGAACTTCACAGAGTTTGGATATCGCTTATTATTCATAAGTATCATAGATTTATTGTATGAATACTATTCCAGGTAGTTTAGGTATGAATGTGTCCCTGGACCCTCGTGAAGATAAGGTGTTTTCCCAGGCCCAGTTGTCCTGTATGTGCTGGTTTGAGCCAGTAATTCAGTTAAATACTTCCAGCAGAAAACTGGCATTAGTTTACTAAAAACTAGTACCTAGGAAATTAGTACCTCGGCCTGATGCACAATGAAATGTCCTGTGGAGTTGGCTCATCGTGGCACAGACACTTCAGCTGAATGTGGGTTCCTCCTACTGCAGGACCATTATGGATTGCTTAGGTGGTGTGGCTTTAATGCTCTGGGTTTGTGTATTTGTAGACTCTGTTTTGGGTGATGTTCTAGAAGTTTGAAAACCCGCTGCAATTGTAAGGGTAATCTTAAATTGCCTGTGACTTTTGTTGTTAGTGTTTTGGTGTTAAGTTGAACTTGTTTTTGCTCTTCAGACGTAGCACTATGAACCAAGAAAAACTGGCCAAGCTTCAAGCCCAGGTCCGAATAGGAGGAAAGGTAAGAAAACCACCAGAGATGCTTTTGAAACCATAGGCTGAAGTTCTTAGGAAGAGATGAAAAAAGTTATGCTCAGGCTTGACTAATACAAGTTTTGTGTGATCTGGCCTATAGTGCAGCTACCTGAAATGCAAGTTCCTTTCAGCTCACAATGACTGGATGAGCAGTTTGCAGTGTgcaagcattgttttaattcaATGACTTGTTGTGACCTGTGAAAGCTCCAGCTGATCTCACCTGTTGGGTGTTCCAGTTCTGCCTTTATGGTCTCCCTGTTGGGGATTTTCTTCTGTGTGCCTGCTTCAGGCACTGGCTGTACATTGGgctgtttcttttctctgagcTAGTGGGCAGTTATTATGACCAGTAGAAAGGCATGTAGTTTGTTCAGTGTGGGTGCTCATCCCCTGTCATAGGGATGATTGTACAGAAGTTTGCAGAGCAGGAATTCCAAAATTGCTGTCTGTGGAACACTCTGAAAGCGTTAATGGCTTGGTTGCCAAAGTGGGGCTATTTAAATCACTGTATTTGTGCTTTGTTTTGGAAAAAGTATCTTGAGGAAACTTTGTTATGTATTgcttaatattaaataatatttttgtagcCTGGCTTAGTGAAAGGGAAAATATGCTGCTGTTTGGTATTTCTTTGGTCTTTTATGCTTAAGAAAAAGCTTAAAATTGGGAATGAGGGCCAAAGTTGTAggtaaaaggaaataaattgaGAAGCAATTTTGTCTACAGAAATGTCTCATAACTTGAAAGATGTGGCTCAGACTGTGCCCTGACTTTTGCAGTTGCTGTTGTGAGATTTTGAGCAGAGCTGACTGTTGTCTCTTGATTCCTCCCAGGGAACAGCTCGCAGAAAGAAGAAGGTGGTGCACAGAACAGCTACAGCTGATGACAAAAAACTTCAGAGTTCCCTCAAAAAACTGGCTGTAAATAACATTGCTGGCATTGAAGAGGTATAGTGAAAAAACAAGTGTTTCCTGATTGAAATTAAATTCACTCTATTGTTTTGGTGGTGGtgtggtttgcttttgtttttgacAACAGTTTTATCTTCCAAGCAAAACCACAGAGATCTGGTTATTGAGAGGTAATGTTGTTTGATGTATTGTCTCATTGGCATAAATGTCTTTgtgcctggagaaggaaaggtGAAGGTTCTGCTGGCCAGGCAGTGTGTGCTGGAGCTAGtaagctctgtgtgtgtcttgCACTCATTGCAGAACAAAACTTCTCTTCATTCTTGACTTTTGTGAACTTGATTACCTGCTCTGAAGAGAAGAGCAATAAATGTACATGGACTGTGCAGGCACATCTAGAGCAAGTGTGCTGCAGATtatgaaggaaggaaatttaGAAACACACCTTGATAAGAACTTGAGTCTGTGTTATTAAAATTGGGGCCTTCTACACAAAAATTGCTGGAATTGTTTGCAGTAgttacagaaaatgttttttaaagcaCTGCAGAGACTCTACAGAAGCAGCTTCTGTGTTAATGTAAGTGGGAATGTGAAGGTTTCAGATGTTCCTTGAATACCTCTAATTTACATGTATTAATAAAACATGTTTTCCATAACAGTGTAGAGAGTGACCCTCACAcatgggaggaggaggaggtttcTCCATCGTGAGCTCAGTGGGGCTGTAGTACTTGTACTGCTTGGTTAAAGAAGTGCAGTATTTAATTTGTGATTAATTAATTGAAGCAGGATTGCAAGGTGCATGCAAGAAGTCACTAAGTGCATTCCTCCCTTCCAAAAGCAAATGCAGATTGGTGTGGTTTGCCTGTGAGTTTTCAGACCTCTGTTACAGAAACAGCTCAGTTTGTCTGTTTTCTTAAGCTTAATACACATATGCAGAGCTATATGAACTAAAGAAAGACATGGTTCTTCTTAGTgtttagggggtttttttgtgcacAGAGCACAGGATCTTTATTCAGACACAGTTATTAAGGAATTTAAATATCTCAGTGTAGGAAGATGATGCAAAATGTTTCTACCTTGATAACAAGAGACCTAATTGTGGAATGTTTTATTCAAGTGAACGCAGGTTGACCTTGGTAAGCTTCGTGCACATAGAAGAGTAATGTTGAGTCAAGCATGAGTAACACATTTGTGTCATTTTGAAAGAGGCTCTTAAGTAACAGGATAACTGTGCTTGAAGCCTTTACCATTTCCATGGGCAAAGGACAGGACATTGCTTAGTTCTGCAGGAAAGCAACACACCTGGATTTCCTGTTCAAAACATATCTGGAACTCTGCTGTGtgaggagctcctctgtctgaGGATTGAGAACTTAGATGTTTTTGCATTTTAGATCTCATCTTTAGTTCAGCCTCTTTTCTCCCTGTAACCTAAAAACATtgcttaataatttttttcatgtaagTTTAATACCACTGTTGTGTTGGATGAGTAGAACTCTCCTCCTATGGTTAGGCAATTATTTTTTGCATAATAGTGTATCCATGGCTAGAAGCAAAAGCTTTTCAGCTTTCTAAAGCAGGCCACTACACTGGCTGTAAGGTAGAATTTGTGGTGATTCAGAAGGCCAGGGAAGGAGAGCAGGATCATTGTGTGGTGTCCTTAGTCTTAAGAGCCCTTGTGGAATTATTGGGAAGGTACTGGAAGTCTGTTCCAGTGCAGTTGGTACCTAATCCCaactgtgctgtgtgtgcatccctgccctgagccagtGTGAGTCCTgtgcctctgccagctgggaAGAAGCAGGAACCTCTGAAAGGCAATGGCTTAACCTGATGTGGCAAGGTTGAATTTTGAATCTTTGAATCTTTGAATTTAGATGGTGTTAATTCCAGGTGCTTTTATCATGGTTTTATTATCCTTCAGGAGGATTGCTAGTTCTGTAATTCTGATATTTCAGGTCTAGATTTTAGTTATTATGCTTGTGTAACAAGATGCTACAACACTTATGTAAAtgttattaatatatttaaacaGGTGAACATGATAAAAGATGATGGAACAGTTATTCACTTCAACAACCCCAAGGTTCaagcttccctctctgccaaCACTTTTGCAATTACTGGTCATGCAGAGGCTAAACCGATCACAGAAATGCTTCCAGGCATCTTAAGCCAGCTTGGTGCTGACAGCTTAACAAGTCTCAGGAAGTTAGCTGAACAATTCCCAAGACAAGGTAGGTCTTTCTGGAATCTTTCACAGCTGACTTAAAGCGCATATGAACTACTGAAAGTTTTAATCCAAATTTAACAACAGCTTCTGACTTAAAAAGTCagaagtgtgtgtgtgcttttatttatttgccACTGAGGGTGGGGAATAACTTCTTTTATCTTTGTTGATTCAAGATTACATAGGCAGGCTGTGATTTATAAGAAATAGATAAGTCTGGCATGCTATGATAGCAGGTGTACAGCTGTGTATGGCAGAATGCTTAGGGGAAAGCAAGTTCttgtttttccttggaaaaactCAACTTTGTCAGGgaatctgttttgttttctttgtttgtacAAAACATATTTCTATTGCAGTTGTAGAAGAAGAAATATGTTCTTCTGCTCTACAATTCACTTTGGAATCCAACCAAGACTTTTAAAAAACTACTTAAAAATCAaagttttaaatgaaaactaaaaaaacccaccaaatcaCAGTTATGCATataattctttattttctgttaatttaaAATCTTGGGAGCATGGGTGGAAGGGTGTATGTGGTATAACTATTACTGTAATTTTACAGTTACAAAATGAAGATTAGGTACAGTTCCAGTTTAGACTGTTATGGCCATTAAGATGACTGTAGTTGGATGTGTTGCAGTTGTCTGTGTTTGGAATGGAATATACATCACCTGTTCTAATGTTTTCAACAAACAGTTATTCCTTTtaaatcagttttaatttctccAACATTCGTGTTCAGAGTTTAAGTGAAAGTAAAGGGTTTTTCTTCTTTAGTAATGTGTAAAACACCTTCTAAAATTTAGAGAGATGGACCATCATAAGCATATTTGAATCATGTGATATGTTGGTCACTGGTTGGTGCCATGTTATTGCATTGAATCAGGGACTTCACTCAGAAGATTGAGTCATGCTGGGGATTTTCTCTATCATTTGATCTTTTTCAAACTTGCCCCATAGCATCTGAAAATGGCTCTGCTAATGCTTTGCTGTCAGAATGTCCCCAAGGAAACCTTTTGGTCATGCTGTTAACTCTCAGTACCTGGTCATTTGTGTGTTTGTCACTGTTGGGGATTGGGGAAGTGCTTGCTTTTTTCACATgtatggtttttattttgttgtgtgAGTGTCCCTGATTCTTTATTATGAGAACTCAGCACCAAATTTCTTTTTATAGTGTTGGATAGTAAAGCACCAAAATCTGAAGATATTGATGAAGAAGATGATGATGTCCCAGGTAGGCACATACACACTTTATGTCCACTTAAGATATAAGTATTTTCAATCAGTCATTTAAATGTGTAGCTTTTGATGTGATCATACTCCTTCCTCACTTGCTAAGGGAAGCTTTTTGTATAGGACAGCATTAAAATATGACTTGGGATTCCAGCTTTAGGAAAAAAGATTACCTTGTGCAACTACCTTAGTTATTGAGTGAAACTAGGTTAAAGTAGTTTCAGTGAGATTGAACGGGTATCTAAATATCCAAACAGGGGTTTAGGACTGCAAAATGACATAATTGGCATAGTTATCAGGTTGTTTTCATATCAGGGTCGGGAGtgggaatttttatttctgtagcagaagaaaaaaggttTGTGTCAGTGTCTGAGAGTAAATAGAAGTTCTTTATTTGTCAGCAAATAACTATTTTATCAATAACCACGTTGCACTGTATCCTTTGGTATGGTGTGTTAGCTAAAACAACATACGTGTGGACCAGAGATTCAATTCCTCCTGCCTTGGCACTCAGTTATTTCTTTGTGACCTTGCATAAAATTCAGTTCTGTAAAATGGCAGGCATTCTTTAAAGAATGTTGATGCTCAAAACTCAACTAAATCTAGTAGAGCACCTCTGAAAATCAGCACTTAGTGTTAGAATTTTCACTGTTGGAGTGTTTCTGTATTTCTTGTTCTTTGTGTACATTTAAACAAACAATATTTTCTAAAGCCCTTTGAAATCTGCCCATAAAGAAATGGTTTCTCTAAGTGTAATTAAGTATTACTTAACCTTTCCTGTAATTGTATGCATTTTCATTAAACTTACAAAGGTAATCTTACTGGGCATTACTGTATTAAATATCTTCATCTTTTTCAGATCTCGTAGAAAATTTTGATGAAGCATCAAAGAATGAAGCTAACTAAAACATTAATAGTTCTGGAAGCTGGCATGGACTAGATTTAAGAAATCAGCTATGTGGTTCCAAAGTTTTAAAGAAACAGAGAACATCATCTGTTAATAGTTCagtaatataaatattttgtatttttatgatGCTGTTTGTTCAGCATTTTCTGTCAGTTGATTTTGCATTTTGCACTTACTCCCAGGATCTACTCTTTTGGTCAAAAAGAAATGTCAGTGCAGTTTGAggggtgtgtgtatgtgtgtgggTGTACGTATAGTGGAGAACAAATTGGAGAACACATATTTAACCATTTA comes from the Passer domesticus isolate bPasDom1 chromosome 7, bPasDom1.hap1, whole genome shotgun sequence genome and includes:
- the BTF3L4 gene encoding transcription factor BTF3 homolog 4, whose product is MNQEKLAKLQAQVRIGGKGTARRKKKVVHRTATADDKKLQSSLKKLAVNNIAGIEEVNMIKDDGTVIHFNNPKVQASLSANTFAITGHAEAKPITEMLPGILSQLGADSLTSLRKLAEQFPRQVLDSKAPKSEDIDEEDDDVPDLVENFDEASKNEAN
- the KTI12 gene encoding protein KTI12 homolog, encoding MPLVVLCGRPGSGKSRRAAELREALGGAERAAHVVAEAEGGRAALRAEVERRLSRRDVVIVDAGNELRSIRYELYCAARQAGTARCLLHCAGGAGGPDEPPFEEPDPSCRWDRPLFTVRGEEPLPLGAIRAALFESAPPPPHRATRAQPLQSCGFLHQLDRVTQDVLAAVLAAQRSGAQPGETVRVPGVAEGLVLSRPVSVAELSRLRRQFISYTKMQPSDENLPQLASMFLQYLSRSIQ